The Candidatus Nanopelagicales bacterium DNA window GCACCTCGTACTGCTCGCCCGAGGCACTCACGACGGGAATGCCGCCGCTCGCCCGTAGTGGTCCGCTGAGGTCACCGAGTTGCGGGTCCTCAATGAGGGCCAGTCCGACGGCGATTGGCTCGTCAAGCTCCTCGCCCGTAGTCGGGTCCTTAAGACCCAAGCGGCCGCCCGGACAGTGGTGCACGATTCCGGCGACGAGCGACTT harbors:
- a CDS encoding CDGSH iron-sulfur domain-containing protein, which gives rise to KSLVAGIVHHCPGGRLGLKDPTTGEELDEPIAVGLALIEDPQLGDLSGPLRASGGIPVVSASGEQYEVRDRQALCRCGASSNKPFCDGSHASVGFADGL